CCTCAGTAGCAGTGTAATAGCAGGGGATTTTTGCACACTTCCCTGTTTGGCCCATGTCAGAAGGACAGGCTTTGTCAGCACTGTTTGTTGGAGAGGGTGGGGGGTTGTTTCAAGATGGAGAGCGGCTAAATCTGCATTTGCCCTGCCTCCATGCACTCTGCAgattggaaaaataaatcatcagCTGATAAAAACGTGATGACTCAGCTAAACGTAAAAGGAGAATTATTTCCCACTGTTCACCCAGAGCTTTCGTGTGCAGCCCTACTCTTGTATGGATTACTTTCACTGTTAGTTATGATCGAGTTTTATAAGCAGAGCAATTAAACCTCCACCCTTGTATGTTGAATGGATTTTGTTTCTAGGGAACATGAAATGCCCTTGCACATGCTTGGTCCTCAAATCTGCCCCAAATAgcctgagagaaagaaaactttgaaaGGAAGGGAGGTACAATGATAGGGACAAGAAAATAGAGCACTGTGTTCTATATTCCAAACAACTTGATGTATCATTTTAGGAATTCTGTTTCCTTGTCCTGAACTTCAGTTAGTACCTCCTCTTCTGCACCCCTCCAGATGACATTACTGTTTATACTAAAACCCCACTAGAACCCTCTGCTGAAAGAGCTATGGAAATGCTCACTAACACAGTATCAGGGAAAAGGCTTTCTGATCTCTGATTGTGGATCAAATGTCTTTGTTAATAAAGTGCAATAGTGGAAATGGTAGCTAAGTATGCCTCTTTAACATTTGAAACTCAATATATCCCGTCAGGAGGCCAAGTCAAAGATGATGCAAACTCTCAGCTAACCCTTAAAAGCCCTAGTTCTACCTTCTTCTAAGATACAGGTGATAGATGACGTTTGAGAAAAAAGTCTGGAATAATAATAACTCTTAGCAATAATCCTCATTCACTCATCTGAAAAGGGGAGCAGACTAAAGTATCCACTTGAGACTCATGTGTTGGTCGCTTCAGCCAAGTGAGGACTTACAGATGTAAAGTGTTTCATTTATAGGTGAGTTCTCTAGCAGATGATCATCCTACATCAGCCTATGAAGTGTAAAGGTAAGACAAGACAATTTTAGCCAGTTAGGTTCTTTTATCTGTACTAAAGAAGTTGATAATGGTTTTATGAGATTTCCCAAGTTAGTCTGGTGTGTAAGATAGGGTTCAAGGGCAACTAGGTTATAACTgagttgttgctgtttttattttgctaataAAGAGGCACTACTACTTGTTCTGCCAGTTAGGTAAAGCTTGAGTAAAGAGAAGCTGATGTTCTGTCTAGTAAAAGAATTTTCACAGACCTGTCATTGCTGTCACTCTAAGCTGCTGCACTTGGACTATAAAACTCAATAAATTGTCTCCAGCTTTTCCCTAATTTTACTGTATGTGAGAGAAAAGGGATCTAATTAACACATTACTctctgaagacttttttttttcttttctcagagaCAGTTTTACTTCTACAGACATACTGTCTGTATATCTATGAGACTTGAATCAATTTTTCTTAAGATCGTTTAAGCTGTATTTTGTTCTAATAAGTTTATAGcaatttgcaaataatttttagcAAACAACTGCTGTGGCACTCTCTGGCTAAGcaagattaatttaattaaaattgctAATGTGGGGGGTATCCTTTACAACAAGGGGGTTTTTTATGCCAACTGTTTTATCAAATGCTCTCTATCTCTTCTAAATACATTCAGCTGGGGGAGAAGCTGGCATTCAGTGGGTTTCCATGACAGCAGCTGAGGTAAAACTAGACCAGCTATTCCAAAGGTCGCTCACTGAAAGGCACAGAACAGAAAGGTTGATTTGGCAATGTGACCATGAGAGCACAAAGAACAGAACTGCAAGAACCTTTGGTTATCATAACcaaggaggaaagagaagaggcTGCAAGTTTGATGGTAAAGAATTACAGGGGCTGTAAGTTGCCTTACAGAGGCATAGAGATGCATAAACACACATTAATGGTATATGACAAAATGAGTTCTTACAAAAAGTGCTGTTCTATACAAATAAAGAGGGGACAAAGAAAGTTGACTTGCATTGCAGGTGAAGATGATacatttgtttgggtttggtgtAAGTATAGTGATGTGAGTACAGCATCAAACAGTTGCCTCAATCCCAGGAACTGCTTATGTGTTTTCATTCCAAGTCCTAATATGTTTATTAGGACTTGCTGTCTTGCACTGATGTTTGCCTTCTACTCAAACATGGATCATCCTGGACAAATTAGTTAGCTCCCCTAAAAGCTAGTAGACATCTACCTGGAAGTGTTCTTcaatttcattatttccttAGTTTTCCTTCTTAGACCAGGGTTGGTAGAGGAATTAGGACTTAATGGCACCAGCCGCTTTGGTTGCCAATTCAGTAGGAACAGTTTCTGATCCCTAAGCACTTTGTTAATTTACTTCTACTTCTCAGTCTTTGGACAACGTAAGGTAGAcctatgttttaaaatgttagcACTAACTCTAGATAGACTGTAAAACCTCAGATAGGGGTGTACTATGTGTATTTTTTACAAAGCAACTGTAAGTAAGAGCTTAGAAATGGCACTGAGAAAACTTCAAGCCAGGAAGTAAATATTACAAGCAACAAGTTGAGACATCCACATTCATTATGCTGAATAACCATACAACCTTATGGATAATTCATTACATACTTTTACATTCAAATAATTAGTACATGATTACCAGAAGAAATTTCTACTTGATTGAATAGCTTCAGCCTTATGAATCACTTTTACCTGCAAAGGAAGTAGAATGCTCCAATTACAAGAACTCCTAGAAGAAGAAGGGAAGCCAAGAAAGCTGCAAACAGGTCACCTTTTGTTTGGGATTTGATGCTGGGCAGCAAAACTTCCTCACAACGAGCTCCTGTGTAATTCTCGATACACCTGGGAAACAAAATTGTATTTGGATTAGATGGTAGCTTGTCATCTACGATGAAAAGCACAAAGGCTTCTTCTGGGTACAAAAATTGTTATGACACAATTCAAAGGTTGTATTTGCTTCACAGCAAGTCTTCTTACAGAACCTCCTCTCACCTCGTATTTCTGGAACAAAGGGAATTAGGCATGTTGGGCATCAAGTTTTCATTCTGATCCATACTGCTTTTATATATTAAGTTTAATATACTCATCACTGACAGATTTAATTAATTAAGCCTACTTCTTTAGTGTTAACTGTGTCATCCCACTGGTTTTCACATGGCAGTCAcgctttcttttccctgtttcaGGTAACTTTCTGGTTTCCTTTGTTGAAGATAGAACTGTCAGCTAAACAGATCAAGGAAATGGGAATTCATTGAGACACAGTACAGCTTAAACTACGAAAGTAGTTTATGCAATGTAATAATTCATGCCAGAACTTGTTACATGCTTGGTGAATAACCCCCTCTTGGAGAAACCTAGGTAGAGGTCTTCTCTACTATGCTTATTTTATGTGTTGAGCTTCTGAAAGCTTCTTCTGAAGA
This region of Hirundo rustica isolate bHirRus1 chromosome 13, bHirRus1.pri.v3, whole genome shotgun sequence genomic DNA includes:
- the NRG4 gene encoding pro-neuregulin-4, membrane-bound isoform isoform X2 encodes the protein MRTDHEELCGTSYGSFCLNGGICYMIPTVSSPFCRCIENYTGARCEEVLLPSIKSQTKGDLFAAFLASLLLLGVLVIGAFYFLCSFHPKDKLFRVWCQPS